Proteins from a single region of Raphanus sativus cultivar WK10039 unplaced genomic scaffold, ASM80110v3 Scaffold0036, whole genome shotgun sequence:
- the LOC108846090 gene encoding patatin-like protein 2, translated as MQMESPKSPLQPPTYGNLVTILSIDGGGIRGIIPATILAFLESELQKLDGDQARLADYFDVMAGTSTGGLVTAMLTAPNKEGRPLFAASEIKEFYLEHCPKIFPQDHFPFSATKNLLKSLTGPKYDGEYLHRLIHAKLGDTRLHQTLTNVVIPTFDIKHLQPTIFSSYEVKTNHLKNATLADITISTSAAPTYLPAHFFETHDSAGNVKEYNLIDGGVAANNPALVAIGEVTKEITRGSSDFFPIRPNDYGRFLVLSLGTGTRKSEEKFNANEVAGWGMLSWLTHDNSTPLIDAFMQASSDMVDFHLSAVFRALHSEANYIRIQDDTLNGDAASVDISTVENLDILAKTGDELLKKHVSRVNLESGCNENAYEVTNEKALIKLAGILSKEKMIRDSRSPHGKAPNRK; from the exons ATGCAAATGGAGAGCCCAAAATCACCTCTTCAACCCCCAACTTATGGAAACTTAGTCACAATCCTTAGCATCGATGGTGGTGGCATTAGAGGGATTATTCCTGCCACTATCCTTGCTTTTTTGGAATCGGAACTTCAG AAACTGGACGGAGACCAAGCAAGACTTGCAGACTACTTTGATGTTATGGCAGGAACAAGCACCGGTGGACTGGTTACAGCCATGCTAACTGCTCCCAATAAGGAAGGCCGACCCTTGTTTGCAGCCTCTGAGATTAAAGAATTTTATCTTGAGCACTGCCCAAAAATCTTTCCTCAAGATCATTTCCCATTCTCTGCCACCAAGAACTTGCTGAAGTCTTTGACTGGTCCCAAGTATGATGGTGAATACCTTCATCGACTTATCCATGCCAAATTGGGTGATACAAGGTTGCATCAAACACTTACTAACGTTGTCATTCCAACTTTCGATATAAAGCATCTTCAACCTACTATATTTAGTAGTTACGAG GTGAAGACAAATCATCTCAAGAACGCAACCCTCGCTGACATAACAATCTCAACTTCAGCAGCGCCTACATACTTGCCTGCCCATTTCTTCGAAACCCATGATTCAGCCGGAAACGTGAAAGAATACAATCTTATTGACGGGGGAGTTGCAGCTAACAATCCG GCTTTGGTGGCCATTGGGGAGGTGACAAAAGAAATAACAAGAGGGAGCAGTGACTTTTTCCCCATAAGACCAAATGATTACGGAAGGTTTCTTGTGCTTTCTCTTGGAACTGGAACTCGTAAATCAGAAGAGAAATTCAACGCAAATGAAGTAGCTGGATGGGGAATGTTGAGTTGGTTAACACACGACAACTCTACACCtctcattgatgctttcatgcaaGCTAGTTCCGATATGGTTGATTTTCATCTCTCTGCCGTTTTTCGAGCTCTTCACTCTGAAGCCAATTATATACGAATCCAG GATGATACATTAAATGGGGATGCTGCTTCTGTTGATATTTCTACCGTTGAGAATCTCGACATTCTCGCCAAGACAGGAGATGAACTTCTCAAGAAACATGTTTCAAGAGTCAATCTTGAGTCGGGATGTAACGAAAATGCTTATGAAGTGACCAATGAAAAGGCCCTTATAAA GTTAGCAGGAATACTATCAAAAGAAAAGATGATCCGAGACTCGCGATCTCCTCATGGAAAGGCGCCAAAtaggaaataa